One Micromonospora sp. WMMD812 genomic window carries:
- a CDS encoding IclR family transcriptional regulator — translation MASDQGTNQSVEKAAAVLNAFLTGQPALRVSDVARHAGLGQSTASRLLATLETCDLVQRDQVSGLYQLGPALITMAGVALNNHPVHREARQRAQTLAAELGLGANVAIRSGATLFYLCNFEGTLAPRSFVLIGQHNPLHATGLGKCLLIGTDPEQRRALLPDLPAYTPSTITDHAALDAAVERATQRRYATEVEELARGRACVASPILDHTGTVCAALSVSGPLSAIALDTREAELSRMVIEVADAISTGLGYLGPADRVPARMQAVR, via the coding sequence GTGGCGAGTGATCAGGGCACCAACCAGAGCGTCGAGAAGGCGGCCGCCGTGCTGAACGCCTTCCTCACCGGCCAGCCCGCGCTACGGGTCTCCGACGTCGCCCGCCACGCCGGCCTCGGCCAGTCCACCGCGTCCCGCCTGCTGGCCACGCTGGAAACCTGCGACCTCGTGCAACGCGACCAGGTCAGCGGCCTCTACCAGCTCGGCCCGGCGCTGATCACGATGGCCGGCGTCGCCCTCAACAACCACCCCGTGCACCGCGAGGCCCGCCAACGCGCGCAGACCCTCGCCGCCGAGCTCGGCCTCGGCGCCAACGTCGCCATCCGCAGCGGCGCCACGCTGTTCTACCTGTGCAACTTCGAGGGGACCCTGGCCCCCCGGTCCTTCGTCCTCATCGGCCAGCACAACCCGCTGCACGCGACCGGGCTCGGCAAGTGCCTGCTCATCGGCACCGACCCCGAGCAGCGCCGGGCCCTCCTGCCCGACCTGCCCGCCTACACCCCGTCCACCATCACCGACCACGCCGCACTCGACGCGGCCGTCGAGCGGGCCACCCAGCGCCGCTACGCCACCGAGGTCGAGGAGCTGGCGCGCGGCCGGGCCTGCGTCGCCTCCCCGATCCTCGACCACACCGGCACCGTCTGCGCGGCCCTGTCGGTCTCCGGACCACTCTCCGCGATCGCCCTGGACACCCGGGAGGCTGAGCTGTCCCGCATGGTCATCGAAGTCGCCGACGCGATCAGCACCGGCCTGGGCTACCTCGGCCC